The DNA segment CATAAATTTGGTAGTGCTGAGCCAGGGGTTCGAGATTAGGAGCCCAATCATTTTCAACCGTGGCCGCTCCCCCGCCATTGACGAGCAGCAGCGGCAAACCTTCCCCGCCAACAAGATAGTGCGTGTTAACATCCTTGACCTTGATCCACTTGCTTTCTATTTTCGGTGCCATATTCGATCCATATTCTGATATGAGGCGATCTCTGATTCAGTGTTCATTATCCTCAAGAGGTCTCTGCATCATTCGATTCGAAATTTCCCTCAGTTACTTGGCTCGCGGGTGCGAACTTTCATAGACTTTACGGACGTGCTCATCGGTGAGGTGCGTATAGATTTGAGTGGTGGAGATATTGGCGTGTCCCAGAAATTCCTGAAGCTCGCGCAGGTTCATCTTTCCGCTGTGGAGCAAGTGGGAGGCGATGCTGTGGCGAAGGGTATGGGGCGTAAGCTCATCCTCAATTCCAATTGCCGCGCCGTAGTTTTTCAAGATGAGCCAGAAGCCTTGTCGCGTAAGCCTCTGTCCCCGGTGATTAACGAACAGCGCTTGCTCGTCATCAATCACGATCTGCGGGCGAGCATCCTGAATATAGGCGGTCACATCCCTGATGGCCTGCTCGTGGATGGGAATGATTCGCTCCTTGGAGCCCTTGCCAAAACAGCGCACAAAGCCGTCATCGAGATTGACGTCATGGACGTCAAGGGAGACCAGTTCGGTGACCCGCATTCCAGTGGCATAAAGGAGTTCCAGCATCGCCTTATCCCTTTTTGCTTCCGGAGTGGAGTGCTTGGAAGGCTGAGCCAAAAGCGCTTCCACCTGCGATACGGAAAGCGTTCGGGGCAATGGCTTGCCCAGCTTGGTGCTGCCGAGATTCTCGGTAGGGTCCTTTTTAACAATGCCTT comes from the Dehalococcoidia bacterium genome and includes:
- the xerD gene encoding site-specific tyrosine recombinase XerD, giving the protein MNTQIESFLNFLSVEKGFSQNTIVAYRNDLRQFAVFATAKLSEKGSPPDDWSAIDRDLLLSHILELREREYAPATVARKIAAARSLFDFMVREGIVKKDPTENLGSTKLGKPLPRTLSVSQVEALLAQPSKHSTPEAKRDKAMLELLYATGMRVTELVSLDVHDVNLDDGFVRCFGKGSKERIIPIHEQAIRDVTAYIQDARPQIVIDDEQALFVNHRGQRLTRQGFWLILKNYGAAIGIEDELTPHTLRHSIASHLLHSGKMNLRELQEFLGHANISTTQIYTHLTDEHVRKVYESSHPRAK